Proteins from a single region of Phocoena sinus isolate mPhoSin1 unplaced genomic scaffold, mPhoSin1.pri scaffold_35_arrow_ctg1, whole genome shotgun sequence:
- the LOC116748304 gene encoding anomalous homeobox protein-like isoform X2: MQSFLQLLRGSGGAGLPLADLVTLAGRLCREVQDDPAQVQTLVTAVLDSQLRLYLLDNADVALVCASVLAQQEQNRAACQLLEGCRVPGGSLKLVQLWNDIHYRLVMKRLGVDTLTPVQKFRCRKRNPPPASLCPDGLKSRNFPREVRQKLQEFASGVSTNPSKAEREDLASETRLTTEQIYNWFANYRRRQRALVQRAAPARDSAEDRTAREADPIPPQPTGQPHLGSGCVDRPQWSAGPEESGSVQTQETTQGPWEPLVLAPDFSGDETMPKSLAPSSNARSTYLEEGPGTSGGQAEPQASGFLVPRLPLQGPEFTLTQSPPELAPAPPAFPGPVPAMDLGQPMPSSQVQWPDGQTSSDAFWGARMLLELSGGSLG; this comes from the exons ATGCAGAGCTTCCTGCAGCTGCTGAGGGGAAGCGGAGGTGCTGGCCTGCCCTTGGCGGACCTGGTGACCCTCGCAGGCAGGCTGTGCCGGGAGGTCCAGGACGACCCCGCCCAGGTGCAGACCTTGGTCACGGCCGTGCTGGACAGCCAGCTCCGCCTGTACCTCTTGGACAACGCGGACGTGGCCCTGGTGTGCGCCAGCGTGCTGGCCCAGCAGGAGCAGAACCGGGCTGCCTGCCAGCTGCTAGAG GGATGCCGGGTGCCGGGTGGCAGCCTGAAGCTGGTGCAGCTCTGGAATGACATCCACTACCGTCTGGTCATGAAGAGGCTCGGCGTGGACACGCTGACCCCGGTGCAGAAGTTCCGGTGCAGGAAGAG GAACCCACCGcctgcctccctctgccctgaCGGCCTCAAGAGCCGGAACTTCCCCAGAGAAGTTCGCCAGAAGCTGCAGGAGTTTGCTTCGGGTGTGAGCACCAACCCCAGTAAGGCCGAGCGG GAGGACCTGGCCTCGGAGACGCGCTTGACCACGGAGCAGATCTACAACTGGTTCGCCAATTACCGGCGGCGCCAGAGGGCCCTTGTGCAGCGTGCGGCGCCAGCCCGGGACTCGGCGGAGGACCGCACCGCGAGGGAGGCCGACCCGATCCCCCCGCAGCCCACAGGCCAGCCCCACCTTGGCTCTGGGTGCGTGGACAGGCCTCAGTGGTCGG CAGGACCTGAGGAAAGTGGGTCTGTACAGACCCAGGAGACCACCCAAGGGCCGTGGGAGCCACTGGTCCTGGCCCCAGACTTCTCTGGAGACGAGACCATGCCAAAGTCACTGGCTCCCAG CAGCAACGCCCGGAGCACATACCTGGAGGAGGGTCCAGGTACCAGCGGTGGCCAAGCGGAGCCACAGGCGAGCGGCTTCCTGGTGCCccggcttccactgcagggtccTGAGTTCACCCTCACCCAGAG CCCCCCGGAGCTGGCCCCGGCCCCGCCTGCCTTCCCTGGCCCCGTGCCGGCCATGGACCTGGGCCAGCCTATGCCCTCCAGCCAG GTGCAGTGGCCCGATGGCCAGACCTCCAGCGACGCCTTCTGGGGAGCCAGGATGCTCCTTGAGCTTTCAGGGGGCAGCCTGGGCTGA
- the LOC116748304 gene encoding anomalous homeobox protein-like isoform X1 codes for MQSFLQLLRGSGGAGLPLADLVTLAGRLCREVQDDPAQVQTLVTAVLDSQLRLYLLDNADVALVCASVLAQQEQNRAACQLLEGCRVPGGSLKLVQLWNDIHYRLVMKRLGVDTLTPVQKFRCRKRNPPPASLCPDGLKSRNFPREVRQKLQEFASGVSTNPSKAEREDLASETRLTTEQIYNWFANYRRRQRALVQRAAPARDSAEDRTAREADPIPPQPTGQPHLGSGCVDRPQWSAGPEESGSVQTQETTQGPWEPLVLAPDFSGDETMPKSLAPRSLQGGEMYQEGPSHDPATLPPVFPGSGFCPLAAGSDMLDPSLGAPESWLTSLALESSKEVSFQTRPLIHSHGLDLTMRPADAPLAVSITALGEASRTGFADPPSSNARSTYLEEGPGTSGGQAEPQASGFLVPRLPLQGPEFTLTQSPPELAPAPPAFPGPVPAMDLGQPMPSSQVQWPDGQTSSDAFWGARMLLELSGGSLG; via the exons ATGCAGAGCTTCCTGCAGCTGCTGAGGGGAAGCGGAGGTGCTGGCCTGCCCTTGGCGGACCTGGTGACCCTCGCAGGCAGGCTGTGCCGGGAGGTCCAGGACGACCCCGCCCAGGTGCAGACCTTGGTCACGGCCGTGCTGGACAGCCAGCTCCGCCTGTACCTCTTGGACAACGCGGACGTGGCCCTGGTGTGCGCCAGCGTGCTGGCCCAGCAGGAGCAGAACCGGGCTGCCTGCCAGCTGCTAGAG GGATGCCGGGTGCCGGGTGGCAGCCTGAAGCTGGTGCAGCTCTGGAATGACATCCACTACCGTCTGGTCATGAAGAGGCTCGGCGTGGACACGCTGACCCCGGTGCAGAAGTTCCGGTGCAGGAAGAG GAACCCACCGcctgcctccctctgccctgaCGGCCTCAAGAGCCGGAACTTCCCCAGAGAAGTTCGCCAGAAGCTGCAGGAGTTTGCTTCGGGTGTGAGCACCAACCCCAGTAAGGCCGAGCGG GAGGACCTGGCCTCGGAGACGCGCTTGACCACGGAGCAGATCTACAACTGGTTCGCCAATTACCGGCGGCGCCAGAGGGCCCTTGTGCAGCGTGCGGCGCCAGCCCGGGACTCGGCGGAGGACCGCACCGCGAGGGAGGCCGACCCGATCCCCCCGCAGCCCACAGGCCAGCCCCACCTTGGCTCTGGGTGCGTGGACAGGCCTCAGTGGTCGG CAGGACCTGAGGAAAGTGGGTCTGTACAGACCCAGGAGACCACCCAAGGGCCGTGGGAGCCACTGGTCCTGGCCCCAGACTTCTCTGGAGACGAGACCATGCCAAAGTCACTGGCTCCCAG GTCTCTGCAGGGTGGTGAGATGTACCAGGAGGGGCCTAGCCACGATCCTGCCACTCTTCCTCCTGTCTTCCCTGGCTCTGGTTTCTGCCCTCTGGCTGCTGGCAGCGACATGCTGGACCCCTCTCTGGGTGCCCCCGAGTCGTGGCTGACGTCTCTTGCACTGGAATCCTCCAAGGAAGTTTCCTTCCAGACTAGGCCACTGATCCACAGTCACGGGCTGGACCTCACGATGCGCCCTGCAGATGCTCCTCTGGCTGTGTCCATCACCGCCCTTGGTGAGGCCAGCCGCACAG GATTCGCTGACCCTCCCAGCAGCAACGCCCGGAGCACATACCTGGAGGAGGGTCCAGGTACCAGCGGTGGCCAAGCGGAGCCACAGGCGAGCGGCTTCCTGGTGCCccggcttccactgcagggtccTGAGTTCACCCTCACCCAGAG CCCCCCGGAGCTGGCCCCGGCCCCGCCTGCCTTCCCTGGCCCCGTGCCGGCCATGGACCTGGGCCAGCCTATGCCCTCCAGCCAG GTGCAGTGGCCCGATGGCCAGACCTCCAGCGACGCCTTCTGGGGAGCCAGGATGCTCCTTGAGCTTTCAGGGGGCAGCCTGGGCTGA